A single Syngnathoides biaculeatus isolate LvHL_M chromosome 18, ASM1980259v1, whole genome shotgun sequence DNA region contains:
- the serpinf1 gene encoding pigment epithelium-derived factor yields MFVVAISDVDWGSVPAARPRSGARRPGARATLLRAATWSVRPARSNAAAARMKWSTPLLLLGLVVLVVVQGQTEDEPAGSEDEQAEHVELFTTPTTKMAAATSDFGYNLFRALASHQSNANVFLAPISVSAVLTQLAMGASENAQRQLFRALRYHTLQDPQLHNTLRDLLSSIKTSNKGLSAAARIYLARRLRLKQEFFTAVEQQYGIRPKALQGGTRDNKDVNDWVATETGNKVQRLLTKPLPRTAGVNAVAGAYFKGKWATAFQPQSQQNFQQEGKAPVRVPMIQENNYPIKMGVDSDLSCTIAQILLQNQVSMFVFLPQEVTSNLTALEETLTAEFVQDLGSTLHATHVTLTMPVLKFSYATDLMTLLPDVGLTDWLANQDLEKIAAQPARLVTVNHKVVMETGPEGDQSAPATSATSHLTYRVDRPFVFLIRDEASGALLLIGRVINPKDL; encoded by the exons ATGTTTGTGGTGGCCATTTCCGACGTGGATTGGGGATCGGTCCCGGCTGCGCGCCCCCGATCGGGAGCGAGACGGCCAGGAGCGCGCGCCACGCTGTTACGCGCGGCGACGTGGAGCGTGCGGCCCGCGAGGAGCAACGCTGCAGCTGCGAG GATGAAGTGGTCAACACCCCTACTGCTTTTGGGCCTGGTGGTCTTGGTCGTGGTTCAG GGACAGACAGAGGACGAGCCGGCGGGCAGCGAGGATGAACAAGCGGAACATGTGGAGCTCTTCACTACACCCACCACCAAGATGGCAGCCGCCACCTCGGACTTTGGATACAACCTTTTCCGTGCCCTGGCATCCCACCAGAGCAATGCCAACGTCTTCCTTGCGCCCATCAGCGTCTCTGCAGTCCTCACCCAGTTGGCCATGG GTGCTTCTGAAAATGCCCAGAGGCAGCTCTTCCGGGCCTTGAGGTATCACACACTGCAGGACCCTCAGCTCCACAACACTCTGCGAGATCTACTTAGCTCCATCAAGACGAGTAACAAAGGACTGAGTGCCGCTGCCCGCATCTACCTGGCCAGAC GTCTGCGTCTCAAGCAGGAATTTTTCACAGCTGTGGAACAGCAGTACGGTATTCGACCGAAAGCCCTGCAGGGTGGAACTCGGGACAACAAGGACGTCAACGACTGGGTTGCGACGGAGACGGGCAACAAAGTGCAgcgcctcctgaccaagccgtTACCCCGAACAGCTGGAGTCAACGCTGTGGCCGGCGCCTACTTTAAAG GGAAGTGGGCGACGGCGTTCCAACCTCAGTCGCAGCAGAACTTCCAACAAGAGGGTAAAGCGCCTGTCCGGGTTCCCATGATCCAAGAGAACAACTACCCCATCAAGATGGGCGTGGACTCTGACCTGAGCTGCACG ATCGCACAGATCCTCCTGCAGAACCAAGTGAGCATGTTCGTGTTTCTCCCTCAAGAAGTTACGTCCAACCTGACAGCCCTAGAGGAAACGCTGACTGCGGAGTTCGTGCAAGACCTGGGCAGCACGCTGCACGCGACACACGTCACTCTCACCATGCCCGTCCTCAAGTTCAGCTACGCCACAGACCTCATGACGCTGCTCCCTGACGTGG GGCTCACCGATTGGCTGGCTAACCAGGACTTGGAGAAGATCGCGGCGCAGCCCGCCAGGCTGGTCACCGTCAATCACAAGGTCGTCATGGAGACAGGGCCCGAGGGCGACCAGTCGGCGCCCGCCACCTCCGCCACCAGTCACCTGACCTACCGCGTGGACCGCCCTTTCGTCTTCCTCATTCGCGACGAAGCCTCGGGGGCCCTGCTCCTCATCGGCAGAGTCATCAACCCCAAAGacctgtaa
- the slco2b1 gene encoding solute carrier organic anion transporter family member 2B1 isoform X2 produces the protein MRLSFGLPGGQHGADRVRQLPRESCSPPSHDWLWRSARVFGLAADGAAALPERAVPLRQPAVPEWRLSGLCYVQSVHLANSTAPSSNQSCSEQESSTHDGIYTLLLFAQLLLGVGSVPMHPFGISYIDDHASKKNSPLYLGILLAVTAIGPAFGFLSGAFLLRLYVDFDKISADEVELDRKDLRWVGAWWLGFLVASCLLFMAALPYFFFPRDIPPEDESQADKKQQQLDTFQEVSLVHFLKSFPSMLCRTLRRPVYLLVVLAQVNLAAMVSGLATFTAKFIEKQFSQTADFSAVMIGGLCIPLGVLGTMLGGVLMRRWTLGVTGASKFCTTAILLSLLCAFPLVLMGCPTQKIDGVFPPRSTAPWCSSACQCVPESFNPVCGSDGVEFTSPCRAGCVSVEMYSAKKVINFTECRCVGEAGGSATPGTCGSGCGRFLLPFVVLMAASCLIASLCQTPSFVIILRTVSAQEKSLAVGVQYMVFRVLAFMPCPVLYGAVIDTTCVLWDRKCGKQTSCLYYDLDRFRHRFLGVQGVFLCGGLLCFFLTVQVLHMRREGLAPPEVPNQNVYELVDEHSKGREAIPPQT, from the exons ATGCGTCTATCTTTCGGTCTACCAGGTGGGCAACACGGTGCTGATCGTGTTCGTCAGCTTCCTCGGGAGTCGTGTTCACCGCCCTCGCATGATTGGCTTTGGCGCTCTGCTCGCGTGTTTGGCCTCGCTGCTGATGGCGCTGCCGCACTTCCTGAGCGGGCCGTACCGCTACGACAACCAGCGGTACCGGAATGGCGACT CTCCGGCCTCTGCTACGTCCAAAGCGTTCACCTCGCCAACTCCACCGCTCCGTCATCCAATCAGAGCTGCAGCGAGCAGGAAAGCTCCACCCACGACGGTATCTACACTCTGCTGCTATTTGCTCAGCTGCTGCTGGGCGTGGGCTCTGTGCCCATGCACCCTTTTGGCATCTCTTACATTGACGACCATGCCAGCAAGAAGAACTCTCCGCTCTACCTGG GCATCCTATTGGCCGTCACCGCCATTGGACCCGCCTTTGGTTTCCTCAGCGGGGCATTTCTGTTGCGACTCTACGTCGACTTTGACAAAATATCTGCAG ATGAGGTGGAACTGGATCGCAAAGACCTGCGCTGGGTTGGCGCCTGGTGGCTCGGCTTCCTGGTGGCGTCCTGTCTTCTCTTCATGGCCGCCTTGCCATACTTCTTCTTCCCCAGGGACATCCCCCCGGAG GATGAGTCGCAAGCAGACAAAAAGCAACAGCAGCTGGATACTTTCCAGGAAGTCAGCCTTGTTCACTTCCTTAAAA GTTTTCCAAGCATGTTGTGTCGGACCCTGCGGCGTCCCGTCTACCTCCTGGTGGTCCTGGCGCAGGTCAACCTGGCCGCCATGGTGTCCGGCCTCGCCACCTTCACGGCCAAGTTCATTGAGAAACAATTCAGCCAGACGGCGGACTTCTCTGCCGTCATGATTG GTGGCCTGTGCATCCCTCTGGGTGTGCTCGGCACCATGCTCGGCGGAGTCCTGATGCGGCGCTGGACTCTTGGTGTCACAGGCGCCAGCAAGTTCTGCACCACCGCCATCTTGCTCAGCCTTCTCTGTGCTTTCCCTCTCGTCCTCATGGGCTGCCCCACGCAAAAGATCGACGGGGTCTTCCCGCCTCG GAGTACGGCACCATGGTGCAGCTCGGCATGTCAATGTGTCCCGGAATCGTTTAATCCGGTGTGCGGTTCTGACGGTGTCGAGTTCACGTCTCCGTGTCGTGCCGGCTGTGTCTCTGTGGAAATGTACAGCGCCAAAAAAGTCATC AACTTCACAGAGTGTCGGTGCGTGGGCGAGGCCGGTGGCTCGGCAACACCCGGAACCTGCGGGAGTGGGTGCGGCCGCTTCCTGTTGCCTTTTGTTGTCCTGATGGCCGCCAGCTGTCTCATCGCGTCCTTGTGCCAGACGCCGTCCTTTGTCATCATCCTCAG GACGGTGTCAGCGCAAGAAAAGTCGTTGGCAGTGGGCGTCCAATATATGGTCTTCAGGGTCCTCG CCTTCATGCCCTGCCCGGTCCTCTACGGCGCCGTCATCGACACCACGTGCGTCCTGTGGGACAGGAAGTGCGGCAAGCAGACTTCCTGTCTCTACTACGACTTGGACCGCTTCAGACACAG gtttttgggtGTCCAGGGGGTCTTCCTCTGCGGGGGTCTGCTGTGCTTCTTCTTGACCGTGCAGGTGCTGCACATGAGGAGGGAGGGGCTTGCGCCCCCGGAGGTTCCAAATCAGAACGTCTATGAGCTGGTGGACGAGCACAGCAAGGGTCGGGAAGCGATCCCACCCCAGACCTGA
- the slco2b1 gene encoding solute carrier organic anion transporter family member 2B1 isoform X1, protein MEAKVRSRSVFSSVKVFVACQSVLQLSQLLVSGYMKSSISTIERRYGLSSQKSGLLAAFNEVGNTVLIVFVSFLGSRVHRPRMIGFGALLACLASLLMALPHFLSGPYRYDNQRYRNGDSSWNSSGLCYVQSVHLANSTAPSSNQSCSEQESSTHDGIYTLLLFAQLLLGVGSVPMHPFGISYIDDHASKKNSPLYLGILLAVTAIGPAFGFLSGAFLLRLYVDFDKISADEVELDRKDLRWVGAWWLGFLVASCLLFMAALPYFFFPRDIPPEDESQADKKQQQLDTFQEVSLVHFLKSFPSMLCRTLRRPVYLLVVLAQVNLAAMVSGLATFTAKFIEKQFSQTADFSAVMIGGLCIPLGVLGTMLGGVLMRRWTLGVTGASKFCTTAILLSLLCAFPLVLMGCPTQKIDGVFPPRSTAPWCSSACQCVPESFNPVCGSDGVEFTSPCRAGCVSVEMYSAKKVINFTECRCVGEAGGSATPGTCGSGCGRFLLPFVVLMAASCLIASLCQTPSFVIILRTVSAQEKSLAVGVQYMVFRVLAFMPCPVLYGAVIDTTCVLWDRKCGKQTSCLYYDLDRFRHRFLGVQGVFLCGGLLCFFLTVQVLHMRREGLAPPEVPNQNVYELVDEHSKGREAIPPQT, encoded by the exons ATGGAGGCGAAAGTGAGGAGCAGGAGCGTCTTCAGCAGCGTCAag gTGTTCGTGGCGTGTCAGAGTGTGCTGCAGTTGTCACAGCTCCTGGTGTCGGGCTACATGAAGAGCTCCATCTCCACCATCGAGCGGCGTTACGGTCTCTCCAGTCAGAAGTCGGGCCTGCTGGCCGCCTTCAACGAG GTGGGCAACACGGTGCTGATCGTGTTCGTCAGCTTCCTCGGGAGTCGTGTTCACCGCCCTCGCATGATTGGCTTTGGCGCTCTGCTCGCGTGTTTGGCCTCGCTGCTGATGGCGCTGCCGCACTTCCTGAGCGGGCCGTACCGCTACGACAACCAGCGGTACCGGAATGGCGACT CCAGCTGGAACAGCTCCGGCCTCTGCTACGTCCAAAGCGTTCACCTCGCCAACTCCACCGCTCCGTCATCCAATCAGAGCTGCAGCGAGCAGGAAAGCTCCACCCACGACGGTATCTACACTCTGCTGCTATTTGCTCAGCTGCTGCTGGGCGTGGGCTCTGTGCCCATGCACCCTTTTGGCATCTCTTACATTGACGACCATGCCAGCAAGAAGAACTCTCCGCTCTACCTGG GCATCCTATTGGCCGTCACCGCCATTGGACCCGCCTTTGGTTTCCTCAGCGGGGCATTTCTGTTGCGACTCTACGTCGACTTTGACAAAATATCTGCAG ATGAGGTGGAACTGGATCGCAAAGACCTGCGCTGGGTTGGCGCCTGGTGGCTCGGCTTCCTGGTGGCGTCCTGTCTTCTCTTCATGGCCGCCTTGCCATACTTCTTCTTCCCCAGGGACATCCCCCCGGAG GATGAGTCGCAAGCAGACAAAAAGCAACAGCAGCTGGATACTTTCCAGGAAGTCAGCCTTGTTCACTTCCTTAAAA GTTTTCCAAGCATGTTGTGTCGGACCCTGCGGCGTCCCGTCTACCTCCTGGTGGTCCTGGCGCAGGTCAACCTGGCCGCCATGGTGTCCGGCCTCGCCACCTTCACGGCCAAGTTCATTGAGAAACAATTCAGCCAGACGGCGGACTTCTCTGCCGTCATGATTG GTGGCCTGTGCATCCCTCTGGGTGTGCTCGGCACCATGCTCGGCGGAGTCCTGATGCGGCGCTGGACTCTTGGTGTCACAGGCGCCAGCAAGTTCTGCACCACCGCCATCTTGCTCAGCCTTCTCTGTGCTTTCCCTCTCGTCCTCATGGGCTGCCCCACGCAAAAGATCGACGGGGTCTTCCCGCCTCG GAGTACGGCACCATGGTGCAGCTCGGCATGTCAATGTGTCCCGGAATCGTTTAATCCGGTGTGCGGTTCTGACGGTGTCGAGTTCACGTCTCCGTGTCGTGCCGGCTGTGTCTCTGTGGAAATGTACAGCGCCAAAAAAGTCATC AACTTCACAGAGTGTCGGTGCGTGGGCGAGGCCGGTGGCTCGGCAACACCCGGAACCTGCGGGAGTGGGTGCGGCCGCTTCCTGTTGCCTTTTGTTGTCCTGATGGCCGCCAGCTGTCTCATCGCGTCCTTGTGCCAGACGCCGTCCTTTGTCATCATCCTCAG GACGGTGTCAGCGCAAGAAAAGTCGTTGGCAGTGGGCGTCCAATATATGGTCTTCAGGGTCCTCG CCTTCATGCCCTGCCCGGTCCTCTACGGCGCCGTCATCGACACCACGTGCGTCCTGTGGGACAGGAAGTGCGGCAAGCAGACTTCCTGTCTCTACTACGACTTGGACCGCTTCAGACACAG gtttttgggtGTCCAGGGGGTCTTCCTCTGCGGGGGTCTGCTGTGCTTCTTCTTGACCGTGCAGGTGCTGCACATGAGGAGGGAGGGGCTTGCGCCCCCGGAGGTTCCAAATCAGAACGTCTATGAGCTGGTGGACGAGCACAGCAAGGGTCGGGAAGCGATCCCACCCCAGACCTGA
- the LOC133491393 gene encoding neuronal acetylcholine receptor subunit alpha-10-like produces the protein MTMKMACNSCVVFLLLCLPACQSAHGRYAQKLLVDLFANYTNALRPVADTDHVINVTLQVTLSQIIDMDERNQILTTYLWVRQVWMDAFLAWKKDDYDGLDTIRIPSSYVWRPDIVLYNSADDEFSSSMETNVVLRHDGQVMWDQPAITKSSCSVDVAFFPFDVQQCHLTFGSWTHNGNQMDLFNALDSADLADFIPNVEWEILGMPAKKNVILYGCCSDPYPDITFTLHLKRRSSFYIFNLLLPCMMISFLAPLGFYLPADSGEKVSLGVTVLLALTVFQLLVAESMPPSESVPLIGKYYIATMTMVTASTALTIFIMNIHHCGPDGQPVPAWAERFILKYLARVCFVYEPTDERFGAPSASKRPESDGNKCNGEPPCLDKSGRKEDTFGTLDHVDVGEDTTEGERSGGGDADSRKEACDCRHHQGLRRNVEYIANAYQDQRDAQLRVGEWRKLAKVMDRFFMWLFFIMVFIMSLLILGKAV, from the exons ATGACGATGAAGATGGCGTGTAACTCCTgcgttgtttttcttctcctttgtcTTCCAG CATGTCAGTCAGCGCACGGCCGCTACGCCCAGAAGCTCCTGGTTGACTTGTTTGCCAACTACACTAACGCCCTGCGCCCGGTGGCGGACACGGACCACGTCATCAACGTGACGCTTCAGGTCACGCTGTCACAGATCATCGACATG GACGAGAGGAACCAGATTCTGACCACCTACCTGTGGGTGCGGCAGGTGTGGATGGACGCCTTCCTGGCCTGGAAGAAGGACGACTACGACGGGCTAGACACCATCCGCATCCCCAGCAGCTACGTGTGGCGGCCCGATATCGTCCTATACAACAG TGCCGACGACGAGTTTTCCAGCTCCATGGAAACCAACGTGGTCCTGAGACACGACGGCCAGGTGATGTGGGACCAGCCGGCAATCACCAAGAGCTCGTGCTCCGTGGACGTGGCCTTCTTCCCCTTCGACGTCCAGCAGTGTCACCTCACGTTCGGCTCCTGGACTCACAACGGCAACCAGATGGACTTGTTCAACGCGTTGGACAGCGCCGATCTGGCAGACTTCATCCCCAACGTGGAGTGGGAG ATCCTGGGAATGCCTGCCAAGAAGAACGTGATCCTTTATGGCTGCTGCTCAGATCCGTACCCGGACATCACCTTCACCCTCCATTTGAAGAGGAGGTCCTCCTTCTACATCTTCAACCTGCTCCTTCCTTGCATGATGATCTCCTTCCTGGCCCCGCTGGGATTCTACCTGCCGGCCGACTCCGGCGAGAAGGTCTCGCTGGGCGTCACCGTCCTGCTGGCCCTGACCGTCTTCCAGCTGCTGGTTGCTGAGAGCATGCCGCCCTCTGAGAGCGTCCCACTCATCG GAAAGTACTACATCGCCACCATGACGATGGTGACGGCGTCCACGGCGCTCACCATTTTCATCATGAACATCCACCACTGCGGCCCAGACGGACAACCCGTGCCGGCTTGGGCCGAACGCTTCATCCTCAAATATTTGGCCCGCGTGTGCTTCGTTTACGAACCGACGGACGAGCGCTTCGGCGCGCCATCCGCCAGTAAACGGCCGGAATCCGACGGGAACAAGTGCAACGGCGAGCCGCCGTGCCTCGACAAGAGCGGCCGGAAGGAGGACACCTTCGGCACGCTGGACCACGTGGACGTGGGTGAAGATACCACAGAGGGCGAGCGGTCGGGAGGAGGCGACGCGGATAGCAGGAAGGAGGCGTGCGATTGCCGTCATCACCAAGGTCTGCGCAGGAACGTGGAGTACATCGCCAACGCCTACCAGGACCAACGTGACGCCCAGCTGCGCGTGGGAGAATGGAGGAAGCTCGCCAAGGTCATGGATCGCTTCTTCATGTGGCTCTTCTTCATCATGGTCTTCATCATGAGCCTCCTGATCCTGGGGAAGGCCGTCTGA